Proteins from a single region of Aureibacter tunicatorum:
- a CDS encoding cytochrome ubiquinol oxidase subunit I translates to MNLDPELLARLQFAFTIMFHYIFPPFSIGLGLLIVIYESLYVFKKKAIYEKIARFWVKIFAANFAVGVATGIVMEFEFGTNWSTYSRYVGDVFGSPLAAEGIFAFFLESGFLSILLFGWHRVSKGMHLFSTFMVFIGSTMSAFWIVVANSWQQTPAAFEIVTNNGASRAVITDFWGMVFNPSALVRFEHVVVGAFIQGAFLVLSISAYYILKNKYEDFAKSSFRIALIVMTLASFLQLFLGDLSAKIVAEHQPAKFAALEGLYETRSNAPLYAFGWVDEKNEKTTGLAIPGMLSFLTHGDFNATVNGLDKIPVDERPPVNRTFQVYHIMITLGFFFIGLSVFSLIMLGMKKLYTTKWLMKVYVGAVILPVIANQCGWMTAEFGRQPWVVWGLLKTSDGISKTVTAPEILTSLILFFIVYVLLFFVWIYVLDKEIKHGPEHFEDLPYAGYARRGDRADTIEGNV, encoded by the coding sequence ATGAATCTAGATCCTGAATTGCTTGCCAGACTTCAGTTTGCCTTTACGATAATGTTTCATTACATTTTTCCGCCATTTAGTATTGGCCTTGGCTTGCTAATAGTAATTTACGAATCACTTTATGTATTTAAGAAAAAGGCTATTTACGAGAAAATAGCGCGTTTTTGGGTGAAGATTTTTGCCGCCAATTTCGCTGTGGGTGTGGCAACTGGAATTGTCATGGAATTTGAGTTCGGAACCAACTGGTCTACATATTCAAGATATGTGGGAGATGTGTTTGGTTCTCCATTGGCGGCGGAAGGGATTTTCGCTTTTTTTCTGGAATCTGGATTTTTGTCCATTTTGCTTTTTGGATGGCACAGAGTGAGCAAAGGCATGCACTTGTTTTCGACTTTCATGGTATTCATAGGATCGACGATGTCGGCATTTTGGATTGTTGTGGCAAATTCATGGCAACAAACGCCTGCGGCTTTCGAGATTGTTACCAATAATGGAGCTAGTCGTGCAGTGATTACGGACTTTTGGGGCATGGTTTTCAATCCTTCGGCCTTAGTAAGGTTCGAGCATGTGGTCGTTGGCGCTTTTATCCAAGGAGCTTTTTTGGTGTTGAGTATTTCAGCTTATTATATCTTGAAAAACAAGTATGAGGACTTTGCCAAATCATCATTTCGAATAGCTCTTATTGTGATGACATTGGCTTCTTTTCTTCAATTGTTCTTGGGAGACTTGTCAGCAAAAATAGTAGCGGAACATCAGCCTGCGAAATTTGCGGCATTGGAAGGATTGTATGAGACGAGGTCTAATGCTCCCTTGTACGCCTTTGGCTGGGTGGATGAGAAGAATGAGAAAACTACAGGCTTGGCCATTCCAGGCATGTTAAGCTTTTTGACACATGGAGATTTCAATGCTACAGTAAATGGTTTGGATAAAATTCCTGTTGATGAAAGACCTCCTGTGAATCGGACATTTCAGGTCTATCATATCATGATTACGCTTGGTTTTTTCTTTATAGGGCTTTCAGTGTTTAGTTTGATCATGCTTGGAATGAAAAAGCTCTACACTACCAAGTGGTTGATGAAAGTCTATGTAGGAGCTGTGATTTTACCAGTAATAGCCAATCAGTGCGGTTGGATGACCGCGGAGTTTGGGAGGCAACCTTGGGTAGTTTGGGGACTTCTCAAGACCAGCGATGGGATTTCCAAGACGGTAACAGCGCCGGAAATTCTCACATCCTTGATTTTGTTTTTTATAGTGTATGTTCTGTTGTTTTTTGTGTGGATTTATGTGCTTGATAAAGAAATAAAGCACGGGCCTGAGCATTTCGAAGACTTGCCTTATGCAGGCTATGCCAGAAGGGGAGATCGCGCGGATACAATAGAAGGTAACGTCTAA
- the cydB gene encoding cytochrome d ubiquinol oxidase subunit II, which translates to MDYNVIWYVIVGILLIGFAILDGFDLGVGILHLFTKTDHDRRIMLNSIGPVWDGNEVWLITAGGALFAAFPEIYATAFSGFYLAFMLLLIALIFRAVSIEFRSKEKNPRWRKTWDFCFFFGSVTASILFGVAIGNAVIGLHIESDMEYHGTFLNLLNPYALLCGFFNMVMFALHGAVFLNIKTEGKLQRQVKSWIKTIYPIFVILFIAVTGITLSIKPEMIANFSYGHFEYKEPSHQLIADYQSVISSVAWLVVFLNVLSVLNIPRAIHKNKEMFAFISSSCTIAALISLFALGIFPNLLISNVEPEYSLNIYNGSSSQKTLKTMFEIAIWGMPFVLAYTSIIYWTYRGKTVLNEHSY; encoded by the coding sequence ATGGATTATAATGTGATTTGGTATGTGATTGTTGGGATTTTGCTTATTGGGTTTGCCATTTTGGATGGGTTTGACTTGGGGGTCGGCATTTTGCACCTTTTTACAAAAACGGATCATGACAGGCGGATTATGCTTAACTCCATAGGTCCTGTATGGGATGGCAATGAGGTTTGGCTAATTACAGCAGGAGGGGCATTGTTTGCTGCGTTTCCTGAAATATATGCTACAGCATTTTCAGGTTTTTATCTGGCATTTATGCTTTTGCTGATTGCTCTGATATTTAGAGCGGTTTCAATAGAGTTTCGGAGCAAGGAAAAAAATCCAAGATGGAGGAAAACGTGGGATTTTTGCTTTTTCTTCGGGTCGGTGACAGCCTCTATTTTATTTGGCGTAGCCATAGGCAATGCGGTTATTGGCTTGCATATTGAGTCTGATATGGAATATCATGGCACGTTTCTCAATCTATTGAACCCATATGCATTGTTGTGCGGTTTTTTTAATATGGTGATGTTTGCTTTGCATGGAGCGGTGTTTTTGAATATTAAGACAGAAGGAAAGCTTCAACGTCAGGTGAAGTCTTGGATTAAAACGATTTATCCGATATTTGTCATTCTTTTTATCGCAGTGACAGGGATCACATTGTCTATCAAGCCAGAAATGATTGCTAACTTTTCTTATGGACATTTTGAGTACAAGGAACCTTCTCATCAGTTGATTGCTGATTATCAGAGTGTCATTTCTTCGGTCGCTTGGTTGGTCGTTTTTTTAAATGTTCTTTCTGTGCTTAACATTCCAAGAGCGATTCATAAAAATAAAGAGATGTTTGCGTTTATATCTTCCTCTTGTACTATCGCGGCATTGATTTCTTTATTTGCGTTGGGAATTTTCCCAAATTTGCTCATTTCGAATGTGGAACCTGAGTATAGCCTGAATATTTACAATGGTTCATCGTCCCAAAAAACATTGAAGACAATGTTTGAAATTGCAATTTGGGGTATGCCTTTTGTATTGGCTTACACTTCGATTATTTACTGGACTTATAGAGGTAAGACCGTTTTGAATGAACATAGTTATTAG
- a CDS encoding SusC/RagA family TonB-linked outer membrane protein, translating into MRFYVILLAIFFCFLASPIVYGQSSKIEGTVTDYLTKETLPGVSISLKGTTNGTITNLDGYYSLDVESFPVTLQFQFIGYKTVEIEFSSAENSADVMLKEDVQQLNEVVVTAQQIEREKRTLGYAVTTLDKDEINKTGETNFVNSLSGKVAGVQVSSSGGGLGSSSRIVIRGTSSLSGNNQPLFVVDGVPIGNSNISSGDGISGAFDAGNGAGEINPADIESVTVLKGASAAALYGSRAANGAIIITTKRGKVGSKLSINYSTTFRTEEPLIMPDFQNDYSQGLNGKYDNRFLNGWGAFIEGQEVEDFNGNIEKLTAYPSNIDDFYQRGNLFINSIDLSSASETADLRLGITTHNQTGITPESKLGRYTISFNAGQKISKLVSARFSVNYVNSKNDGIVTQGGNSPNVLTSLLYGIPRNISHEKMKLNEDGSQNPLNKFTNSPYWIIEKNKNNTKVDRYFGFVQMDLKPNEWLGFTGRLGLDHRNEKRFRNSSKGTIGINEGSFEDDRIDQKELTASIMANVNRKLNEDLVFTAILGTEYNSRVFERILNTSEELSIDGIYAPDNALSNTPNKSYSERVTMGAYGDLSLTYRNYLTLNLTGRNDWSSTLPVDNRSYFYPSANMSFIFTDAFSWSNAYLSYGKVRVGAAKVGNDTAPYQLDFRFFPVTEIYGQYGLDNTYPWNGQSGYRASNTIPPQTLKPESQITYEIGTELQFFDGRFGLDLTYYHIRTKDQILSLTAPPETGYSRIMKNVGETENKGVELMLNTAPLVTSSFSWNVLLNFSKNNFKVVELAEGVDKLTIASGFGGLTVEATPGESLGIFGGTFKRDPDTGRPLVDENGIRLEGENERLGSINPDFTFGMTNSFQWKGINLSFLIDWAQGGLMYSSTVSDLRTSGLAYETGVDRDMLIIDSEALVDLGDGNTRENDIAISPEDFWTNYSKSTITEASLFDKTFVKLREIKISYSLPEKLLQRMPIRMLTVGLEARNLAILYKAIPHIDPETSLFQSSSDASGAIEMGGLPSTRSYGFNLKVGF; encoded by the coding sequence ATGCGATTTTATGTAATTTTATTGGCAATATTTTTTTGCTTTTTAGCCTCTCCTATCGTTTATGGGCAAAGTTCTAAAATTGAGGGAACAGTAACTGACTATTTGACCAAGGAAACATTGCCTGGCGTAAGCATTTCGCTTAAAGGGACAACAAACGGTACGATTACCAACTTAGATGGATATTATTCTTTAGATGTCGAAAGCTTTCCTGTTACTTTGCAATTTCAGTTTATAGGTTACAAGACTGTTGAGATAGAGTTTTCTTCTGCGGAAAACAGTGCTGATGTCATGCTAAAGGAGGACGTTCAGCAGTTGAATGAAGTCGTGGTGACAGCCCAGCAAATAGAGCGTGAGAAAAGGACATTGGGCTACGCAGTAACAACCTTGGATAAAGATGAAATTAATAAAACCGGTGAAACGAACTTTGTTAATTCATTGTCAGGCAAAGTGGCGGGAGTGCAAGTGAGTAGCAGTGGCGGAGGTTTGGGGAGTTCTTCAAGAATCGTTATTAGAGGAACCTCCAGTTTAAGTGGAAATAATCAACCCTTGTTTGTAGTCGACGGTGTGCCTATTGGAAATTCAAATATTTCTTCGGGAGATGGAATCAGCGGAGCTTTTGATGCGGGAAATGGCGCTGGAGAGATTAATCCTGCAGATATAGAATCTGTAACGGTTTTAAAAGGGGCTTCAGCCGCTGCATTGTATGGATCTAGAGCAGCGAATGGTGCTATTATTATTACTACTAAGCGAGGGAAAGTCGGAAGCAAGTTGAGTATAAATTATAGCACAACTTTTCGAACAGAAGAGCCTTTGATAATGCCTGATTTTCAGAATGATTACTCTCAAGGGTTGAATGGTAAATATGATAATCGGTTTTTGAATGGATGGGGTGCTTTCATTGAGGGGCAGGAGGTTGAGGACTTTAATGGCAATATTGAGAAATTAACAGCTTACCCTAGCAATATTGATGATTTTTATCAAAGAGGAAATTTATTTATCAATTCAATAGATCTATCGAGCGCTTCTGAGACTGCTGATTTGAGATTGGGTATTACTACGCATAACCAGACAGGTATTACTCCCGAATCCAAACTTGGCAGGTATACTATTTCATTTAATGCCGGACAGAAAATTTCCAAGTTAGTTAGCGCGAGGTTTAGCGTTAATTATGTGAACTCTAAAAATGACGGTATAGTGACACAAGGAGGAAATAGTCCTAATGTTCTGACTTCGTTGCTGTATGGGATTCCTAGAAATATCAGTCATGAGAAAATGAAGCTAAATGAAGATGGATCTCAAAACCCATTGAATAAGTTTACCAATAGTCCATATTGGATAATTGAAAAGAATAAGAATAATACAAAAGTCGATCGTTATTTTGGTTTCGTTCAAATGGACTTGAAGCCAAATGAATGGTTAGGCTTTACTGGAAGATTAGGCTTGGATCATAGAAATGAGAAGAGATTTAGAAACTCGTCAAAAGGCACGATTGGAATAAATGAAGGATCATTTGAAGATGATAGAATTGATCAAAAAGAGTTGACCGCTTCCATCATGGCAAATGTAAATAGAAAACTGAATGAGGACTTGGTATTTACTGCCATTTTAGGTACAGAATATAATTCGAGAGTGTTTGAAAGAATATTGAATACTTCGGAAGAGTTGTCTATAGATGGAATCTACGCGCCAGACAATGCTTTAAGCAATACTCCTAATAAAAGCTATTCCGAAAGAGTTACCATGGGAGCTTATGGAGATTTGTCATTGACTTATAGAAACTATTTGACACTGAATTTGACAGGAAGAAATGATTGGTCGTCGACATTACCTGTTGACAATAGATCATACTTTTATCCATCCGCAAATATGAGCTTTATTTTCACAGACGCCTTTTCATGGAGCAACGCATATTTGTCTTATGGTAAAGTAAGGGTGGGAGCTGCCAAGGTAGGAAATGATACGGCTCCATATCAATTGGACTTTAGGTTTTTTCCAGTGACAGAAATATATGGGCAATATGGACTGGATAATACATATCCTTGGAACGGACAAAGCGGCTACAGAGCTTCGAATACTATTCCTCCTCAAACTTTGAAGCCTGAAAGCCAGATTACGTATGAAATAGGGACAGAATTGCAGTTTTTTGACGGACGATTTGGATTGGATTTGACATATTATCATATCCGGACAAAAGATCAAATTCTAAGTCTTACTGCTCCTCCTGAAACAGGTTATTCCAGAATAATGAAAAATGTAGGAGAAACAGAAAACAAGGGAGTGGAGCTGATGCTAAATACGGCTCCGTTGGTTACATCTAGTTTCTCGTGGAATGTGTTGCTGAACTTCTCAAAGAATAATTTCAAGGTAGTCGAACTGGCTGAAGGAGTGGATAAGTTGACCATAGCTTCTGGTTTTGGAGGTTTGACAGTAGAGGCGACTCCAGGAGAATCTTTAGGGATATTCGGGGGGACATTCAAAAGAGATCCTGACACAGGAAGACCTTTGGTGGATGAAAATGGAATTCGACTGGAAGGAGAAAATGAAAGGTTGGGCAGCATTAATCCTGACTTTACTTTTGGCATGACAAACTCTTTTCAATGGAAAGGAATAAACTTAAGCTTTTTGATAGATTGGGCTCAAGGAGGATTAATGTACTCTTCCACAGTCAGTGATCTTAGGACGAGTGGCTTGGCTTATGAAACGGGAGTGGATAGAGACATGTTGATCATTGATAGCGAAGCTTTGGTCGATTTAGGAGATGGAAATACCAGAGAGAATGATATTGCGATAAGCCCTGAGGATTTTTGGACTAATTACTCCAAAAGCACCATCACCGAAGCTTCGTTGTTTGACAAGACTTTTGTCAAGTTAAGAGAGATAAAGATCTCATACAGTTTGCCAGAAAAGCTTCTTCAAAGAATGCCTATAAGAATGTTGACGGTTGGTTTGGAAGCTCGAAATTTAGCGATTTTATACAAGGCCATACCGCATATAGATCCAGAAACATCATTGTTCCAGTCATCTAGCGATGCTTCAGGTGCAATTGAAATGGGTGGCTTGCCATCCACCAGAAGCTATGGATTCAATCTTAAAGTAGGCTTTTAA
- a CDS encoding SusD/RagB family nutrient-binding outer membrane lipoprotein: MRRIFKSLFLPILLFAVSCDDALDVNKDPLAADQEQVSENLGVLFSGILPNICSNRVVETNINTSMWVQQIVSGGSAEVFLAPERYNLSPFYLDNTWSTFYVTGLKNAKMGEELALEQGMENTAAQFILLQAFIYYHITYLWEDAPFTEAVQPNEFLEPEYDSQQVVLKGMLDRIEKAIGMINPEKLERISDEDLIFRGDLEKWVKFGNSLKLRLLMTMADKDSEAKAKLKDVLRQPLIVNYEDEAQFDYFQSTNNSNQLWKLHNQYSVDSSGNISGSFFFASEGIIEMMQRLGDPRLSVYFDEGKDAQPGQFVGVKPGSTESYTVSTVLSLNIIRPDYPDRWITSSEVFFFVAEAILKGWVDGTVTEANQYLRIGVERALDWFDNKPGSMTIADKQQYIRSLPDLNSLPKDKALEAVYTQQYLESFLRGVYSFVNMRRNKFPNLSVPEEALVDGLICRLPWSPDSEASNPNVPAPRTVDEPMWFQK; this comes from the coding sequence ATGAGAAGAATATTCAAATCGCTTTTTTTGCCGATTCTTCTATTTGCAGTCTCTTGCGATGATGCTTTAGATGTGAACAAAGATCCGTTAGCGGCTGACCAAGAACAGGTGTCGGAAAATTTAGGGGTTTTGTTTTCAGGTATTTTGCCGAATATTTGCAGCAATCGTGTAGTAGAGACAAATATAAATACTTCCATGTGGGTACAGCAAATTGTTAGTGGAGGGAGCGCCGAAGTGTTTCTTGCTCCTGAAAGATACAATTTGAGCCCATTTTATTTAGACAACACTTGGTCGACATTTTATGTGACAGGTTTAAAAAATGCCAAGATGGGAGAAGAGCTTGCTCTTGAGCAAGGGATGGAGAATACTGCGGCTCAATTTATTCTGTTGCAAGCATTCATCTATTATCATATTACATACTTATGGGAAGATGCTCCTTTTACGGAAGCAGTGCAACCTAATGAATTTCTTGAGCCTGAATATGATAGCCAGCAAGTCGTTTTAAAAGGAATGTTGGATAGGATAGAAAAAGCAATCGGAATGATAAACCCTGAGAAGCTGGAAAGGATCTCAGATGAGGATTTGATTTTTAGAGGTGATCTTGAAAAATGGGTAAAGTTCGGCAATAGCTTGAAATTAAGACTATTGATGACAATGGCTGATAAAGATTCCGAAGCGAAGGCTAAACTTAAGGATGTTTTGCGACAGCCTCTGATTGTTAACTATGAGGATGAAGCTCAGTTTGATTATTTTCAATCAACGAATAATTCGAACCAGTTATGGAAGTTGCATAATCAATACTCCGTGGACAGTTCAGGGAATATTTCAGGAAGCTTTTTCTTCGCTTCCGAAGGCATTATTGAGATGATGCAAAGATTGGGAGACCCAAGGCTAAGTGTATATTTCGATGAAGGCAAAGATGCTCAACCGGGGCAATTTGTTGGCGTCAAGCCCGGTTCTACAGAATCATATACCGTCTCAACAGTGTTAAGCTTGAATATTATCAGGCCTGATTACCCTGATCGTTGGATAACATCATCCGAAGTATTCTTTTTTGTGGCGGAAGCTATACTGAAAGGTTGGGTGGATGGAACTGTCACAGAGGCAAATCAATATTTGAGGATAGGAGTGGAAAGGGCGCTTGATTGGTTTGATAATAAGCCGGGAAGCATGACTATAGCGGATAAACAACAGTACATTAGATCGCTGCCAGATTTGAATTCTTTGCCAAAAGACAAAGCGTTAGAAGCAGTGTATACCCAACAATACCTTGAGTCATTTTTAAGAGGTGTCTATAGTTTTGTTAACATGAGAAGGAATAAGTTCCCAAATTTGTCAGTTCCGGAAGAAGCTTTGGTTGATGGCTTGATTTGCAGATTGCCATGGTCGCCCGATTCTGAGGCTTCAAATCCCAATGTGCCAGCCCCAAGAACTGTGGATGAACCGATGTGGTTTCAAAAATAA
- a CDS encoding S8 family serine peptidase has protein sequence MRKNKLMFYPAVVLLIQTIFISLLSAQSSNEELKVEKLGERVQKEFAPNKAYVILEEGQRVEEYLNLNKSSELTQTQSRLWEAFHDRSKVANFHRPFKNSKYKSARKIIEIHLEKKTVFEEAVSEFTSSSLVKYVEKIPVYFSDASEQNDPHSDKQYALNLTGFWDVVDNLDVPDRKIRIAIIDDGVYTLHEDLRDNIYINKDEIPGNGIDDDSNGYIDDVSGYDVSGNLYEQGDPDPKPPYGKADGLTFGHGTHCAGVAAAVNGNNRGISSISNNFAQIIPVKVTSDNASNTKTIEYAYEGLLYAMTSGAEVISMSYGSYYYSHAVQELINEGAAEGKIFVAAAGNDNITRPSFPAGYQHVIAVANTTSKDIKASSSNYGTWVDISAPGTGIYSTVPLKSSEPGGYKYSSGTSMSCPLVAGLAAVAKAYDPSLSSEALLNLIRETSDDIGAFNEEYIGLLGGGRINMEKLIERLKSDYPIADFGLSTDEFRKGVKVFFYDQSFGKDLTYSWDFGDGTSSEEQNPSHIFKEKGLFPVRLKVNNEAGADTKFFFIDVKEGLPSSTVYSLPFLLEDGGDFEKHVDGFYAVNLDTEDTVWQRGVPTGTLSEVSSGSMAWKTVLDKPYPQNTYRAALYTPFFDFSDVIKAYQLQFNKSMQSTFCNAPAAFQVHYSVDSGATWQLLGKYDDPLGYNWYNKNPYEGCRIDENIVGNQQGWIGNFENEETGYNVSFLAGNSKVRFRFMLIVSGFYGTDYSDDGVMIDDFQILANEPKSAFTVDERIKYINERVVFQYLSGGASEFNWNFGDGSFSTDENPEYYYSQSGTFDISLEVDQNDTLEKEDYITVLPHETIPYALSNIDDDLKASHFIIDDVQEKGVGVAEIDGNELLVSVQEGGKYKKNVKSYIYLPSFVFEYEGEYAMKFDLKYDLEAGYDGIYLEYSTDAGHVWNVLGADKTGTVEWYDRTSEVNSILGDSQGLITGTSEGKYIEKSLDLSSFGGREQVAFRMIFITDNENEGNGFEMKNFQITGPDLSVLSANFSISDTVVCVNQLVTIISESTGRIKEHVWDIGGEEYNGYGPHNVEFDRSGSYDVSLLVRDSEGLEVEASSRTIVVKQNPEVKINQQNGKLIATDGDTYQWYLNGERIIGASYQSLKPKQSGEYTVRVKTNGCSVLSESKSLLLGGDVEVKRNGWKIVPNPVTSNVLSVDFEEASFDGVLRLYTSQGHVVNEKAIDGKKQVSLNVEKLTSGVYYVLVKTSKYTDHKKVIIAK, from the coding sequence ATGAGAAAAAATAAATTGATGTTTTATCCAGCAGTTGTTTTATTGATTCAAACAATCTTTATTTCATTGCTGTCCGCGCAAAGCTCTAATGAAGAGTTAAAAGTGGAAAAATTGGGAGAAAGAGTTCAAAAGGAGTTTGCTCCAAATAAAGCTTATGTTATTTTGGAAGAAGGGCAGAGGGTGGAAGAATATTTAAATTTGAATAAATCATCAGAATTGACGCAAACTCAATCGCGTTTATGGGAAGCTTTTCATGATAGGAGCAAGGTGGCAAACTTTCATAGGCCTTTTAAAAATAGCAAGTACAAATCCGCTAGAAAAATAATAGAGATTCATTTAGAGAAAAAAACGGTTTTTGAAGAAGCTGTTTCGGAATTCACCTCTAGCAGTCTTGTAAAGTATGTTGAAAAAATTCCAGTTTATTTTTCAGATGCCAGTGAGCAAAATGATCCGCATTCTGATAAGCAATATGCTTTGAATCTAACAGGTTTTTGGGATGTGGTGGATAATTTGGATGTCCCAGATAGAAAAATAAGAATAGCAATCATCGATGATGGTGTATATACATTGCATGAAGATTTGCGTGATAACATTTACATTAATAAAGATGAAATACCTGGCAATGGTATTGATGATGATTCAAATGGATACATCGATGATGTTAGTGGCTATGACGTAAGCGGTAATTTGTATGAGCAAGGCGATCCGGACCCTAAGCCACCATACGGAAAAGCTGATGGTTTGACTTTTGGCCATGGGACTCATTGCGCGGGTGTCGCAGCAGCGGTGAATGGGAATAATAGGGGGATATCATCCATTTCAAATAACTTTGCTCAGATTATTCCTGTCAAAGTGACTAGCGACAACGCTTCCAATACCAAGACGATAGAATACGCTTATGAAGGCTTGCTTTATGCTATGACTTCAGGAGCGGAAGTGATTAGCATGTCATATGGAAGTTATTATTATAGCCATGCGGTCCAAGAGTTGATTAATGAAGGTGCTGCTGAAGGTAAGATTTTTGTAGCTGCTGCAGGAAATGACAATATAACAAGGCCTAGTTTTCCAGCAGGCTATCAACATGTCATTGCTGTGGCGAATACAACTAGTAAAGATATCAAAGCCAGTAGTTCAAATTATGGAACATGGGTGGATATTAGCGCTCCTGGGACTGGGATTTATAGTACTGTTCCTTTGAAATCTTCAGAACCAGGTGGCTATAAATACAGTTCAGGTACTTCAATGTCTTGTCCGTTGGTTGCTGGGCTTGCGGCTGTGGCAAAAGCGTATGACCCAAGCCTTTCCTCAGAAGCGCTATTGAATTTAATTAGGGAAACTTCGGATGATATTGGCGCTTTCAATGAAGAGTATATAGGCTTGCTGGGTGGTGGGAGAATAAATATGGAAAAGTTGATAGAACGATTGAAAAGCGATTATCCCATTGCTGATTTTGGTTTGAGTACCGATGAATTTAGAAAAGGGGTTAAAGTGTTTTTTTATGACCAATCATTTGGCAAAGACTTGACTTATTCGTGGGATTTCGGAGACGGAACTTCAAGTGAAGAGCAAAACCCAAGTCATATTTTCAAAGAGAAAGGATTATTTCCTGTAAGGCTGAAGGTGAATAACGAAGCAGGAGCAGATACAAAGTTTTTCTTTATTGATGTTAAAGAAGGCTTGCCTTCGTCGACAGTATATAGTTTGCCATTTTTGTTAGAGGATGGAGGCGATTTTGAAAAACATGTGGATGGGTTTTATGCGGTGAATTTGGATACTGAAGATACCGTTTGGCAAAGAGGTGTGCCAACGGGGACATTAAGCGAGGTTTCGAGTGGATCGATGGCTTGGAAAACTGTTTTGGATAAACCTTATCCGCAAAATACGTATCGAGCGGCTTTATATACGCCATTTTTTGACTTTTCGGATGTTATCAAGGCTTATCAGCTGCAATTCAATAAGAGTATGCAGAGTACGTTTTGCAATGCTCCTGCCGCATTTCAAGTTCATTATTCTGTAGATAGTGGTGCTACATGGCAGTTGCTAGGCAAGTATGATGATCCATTAGGCTATAATTGGTATAATAAGAACCCATATGAAGGTTGTCGAATTGACGAAAATATTGTCGGGAATCAGCAAGGGTGGATAGGGAATTTTGAGAATGAAGAGACTGGATACAATGTCTCTTTTTTGGCAGGAAATTCAAAAGTGAGGTTTAGGTTCATGCTTATTGTGAGTGGCTTTTATGGAACGGATTATTCAGATGATGGCGTAATGATAGATGATTTTCAGATTTTGGCTAATGAACCCAAGTCTGCTTTTACTGTGGATGAAAGAATTAAGTATATAAATGAAAGAGTTGTTTTTCAATATCTTTCTGGAGGAGCTAGTGAATTTAATTGGAATTTTGGAGATGGATCTTTTTCCACAGATGAAAATCCTGAATATTATTACTCTCAATCGGGAACTTTTGATATTTCCTTGGAAGTAGATCAAAATGACACGTTAGAAAAAGAAGATTATATAACGGTGTTGCCACATGAGACTATACCGTATGCTTTAAGTAATATTGATGATGATTTGAAAGCTTCACACTTTATAATTGATGATGTTCAAGAAAAAGGAGTGGGAGTTGCTGAAATAGATGGTAATGAGTTGCTGGTGAGCGTACAAGAGGGAGGGAAATACAAAAAGAATGTAAAGTCTTATATTTACTTGCCTTCATTCGTTTTTGAGTATGAAGGCGAATATGCGATGAAGTTTGATTTGAAATATGACTTGGAGGCAGGGTATGATGGAATCTATTTGGAGTATAGTACAGATGCCGGTCATGTTTGGAATGTCTTGGGAGCTGATAAAACTGGAACCGTTGAATGGTATGACAGAACTTCTGAAGTCAATAGTATACTTGGGGATAGTCAAGGTTTGATTACAGGAACAAGTGAAGGAAAATATATAGAGAAATCTTTAGATCTGTCTAGTTTTGGAGGTAGAGAGCAAGTCGCTTTTAGAATGATATTTATTACGGACAATGAAAATGAAGGGAATGGGTTTGAAATGAAAAATTTTCAAATAACAGGTCCTGATTTAAGTGTTTTGTCAGCTAATTTTTCAATTTCTGATACAGTTGTTTGTGTAAATCAATTGGTCACTATCATTTCTGAATCAACAGGTAGAATCAAAGAGCATGTCTGGGATATTGGAGGCGAAGAGTATAACGGTTATGGACCGCATAATGTCGAGTTTGATAGAAGCGGTTCGTATGATGTTTCATTATTAGTGAGAGATTCTGAAGGTCTTGAAGTCGAAGCATCTAGTCGAACAATAGTGGTTAAGCAAAATCCCGAAGTTAAAATCAATCAGCAAAACGGCAAGTTAATAGCTACTGATGGAGATACTTATCAATGGTACCTCAATGGAGAGCGCATTATTGGAGCTTCATACCAATCTTTGAAACCTAAGCAATCCGGTGAATATACTGTGAGAGTTAAAACTAATGGCTGTTCTGTTCTTTCTGAATCCAAGAGTTTATTATTGGGAGGCGATGTGGAAGTGAAACGAAATGGTTGGAAGATCGTGCCAAATCCAGTTACTTCGAATGTTTTAAGTGTTGACTTTGAAGAGGCTAGTTTTGATGGTGTTTTGAGGCTGTATACATCTCAAGGACATGTGGTAAACGAGAAAGCAATTGATGGAAAAAAACAAGTGAGTTTGAATGTTGAAAAATTAACATCAGGTGTGTATTATGTTTTGGTGAAAACATCCAAGTATACCGATCATAAAAAGGTAATAATCGCAAAATAA